A genomic region of Bosea sp. 124 contains the following coding sequences:
- a CDS encoding FAD-binding oxidoreductase, whose translation MSPTIKRIDSDARLPAEADVVVIGGGIVGAAAAYFLAKRGRSVALVEKGVVGGEQSSRNWGWCRQQNRDARELPLAIRSMEMWDSLATEIGEDLGFRRCGLVYASNDAAQITQWERWRETARQFGVETRMLTGKETSAMTAGTGRNWLGGVHSVTDGKAEPALAAPVLALGARKLGATVHQGCAARGLDVTNGAVTGVVTEKGMIRTGSVILSGGAWASGFCRHHGIVFPQASIRATSLRTEIAPAWLDAFYTPEIALTRRLDGSYTIAISGKGTLELTPQGIRYARQFMPMFLKRLKAVELGIGASFFNGPEALGRWSLDKETPFERIRVLDPAPSRKALATLLERAHALVPALRSVAVRESWGSYIDSTPDAVPVISPTVGLKGLVLAAGLSGHGFGLGPGAGHLAADLATGDTPIVDPRPFRHARLLDGSQGEVGEF comes from the coding sequence ATGAGCCCGACCATCAAGCGCATCGACAGCGATGCGCGACTGCCGGCCGAAGCCGATGTCGTCGTCATCGGCGGCGGCATCGTCGGCGCGGCCGCAGCTTATTTTCTGGCCAAACGCGGCCGCTCGGTCGCCCTCGTCGAGAAGGGCGTCGTCGGCGGCGAACAGTCGAGCCGAAACTGGGGCTGGTGCCGCCAGCAGAACCGCGACGCGCGCGAATTGCCGCTCGCGATCCGCTCGATGGAAATGTGGGACAGCCTTGCCACGGAGATCGGCGAGGATCTGGGCTTTCGCCGCTGCGGGCTGGTCTATGCCAGCAACGACGCTGCGCAAATCACGCAATGGGAGCGCTGGCGCGAAACCGCAAGGCAGTTCGGCGTCGAGACGCGCATGCTCACCGGCAAGGAAACCTCCGCGATGACCGCCGGCACCGGGCGCAACTGGCTCGGCGGCGTGCATTCGGTGACGGACGGCAAGGCCGAGCCGGCGCTGGCCGCGCCCGTCCTGGCGCTGGGCGCGCGGAAGCTCGGCGCGACCGTTCATCAAGGCTGCGCGGCGCGCGGCCTCGACGTCACCAACGGCGCTGTCACCGGCGTGGTGACGGAAAAGGGCATGATCCGCACCGGCTCGGTCATCCTGTCGGGCGGCGCCTGGGCGTCAGGCTTCTGCCGCCATCACGGCATCGTCTTCCCGCAGGCCAGCATCCGCGCCACCAGCCTGCGTACCGAGATCGCGCCCGCCTGGCTCGACGCCTTCTATACGCCCGAAATCGCGCTGACCCGCCGCCTCGACGGCAGCTACACCATCGCGATCAGCGGCAAGGGCACGCTCGAACTGACCCCGCAGGGCATCCGCTATGCCCGCCAGTTCATGCCTATGTTCCTGAAGCGGCTGAAGGCGGTCGAACTCGGCATCGGCGCCTCCTTCTTCAACGGCCCCGAGGCACTCGGCCGCTGGAGCCTGGACAAGGAAACCCCGTTCGAGCGCATCCGCGTGCTCGATCCGGCGCCAAGCCGCAAGGCGCTCGCGACCCTGCTCGAACGTGCCCACGCATTGGTGCCGGCGCTGCGAAGCGTCGCGGTGCGCGAAAGCTGGGGCAGCTATATCGATTCCACTCCAGATGCCGTGCCGGTGATTTCGCCGACGGTGGGGCTGAAGGGGCTCGTCCTGGCGGCGGGCCTCAGCGGCCACGGCTTCGGGCTCGGCCCTGGCGCCGGCCATCTCGCGGCGGACCTCGCCACCGGCGACACGCCGATCGTCGATCCCCGCCCCTTCCGCCATGCCCGCCTGCTCGACGGTTCGCAGGGCGAGGTCGGCGAGTTCTGA
- a CDS encoding ABC transporter ATP-binding protein, whose product MAKSGGERVEIRSASKIYGSVRALDDVSLDIAPQEFVSLLGPSGSGKTTLLGILGGFVQPSAGQILFGGRDVTFTPPHKRDIGIVFQNYALFPHMSVGENVAFPLRARRLPKSSYAERVRAALAMVDLAGYEERGIGQLSGGQRQRVALARAMIFEPRLILMDEPLSALDKQLRETMQIELRQLHKRLGATIIYVTHDQREALTMSDRVAILKDGKLVQIDKPKRLHDHPANAFVASFIGEATLLPVDRVSQDSVSLAGSVIRTARPLPATGELVLAVQTEKLLIEDGSGAPERNRFSARVTDIVFQGESLRVFLALDDGTPLSLRQPSHFEAARRVPPIGERVQISIHPQDTIVVSKAGG is encoded by the coding sequence ATGGCGAAAAGTGGCGGCGAACGCGTCGAGATCCGGTCGGCCAGCAAGATCTACGGATCGGTGCGGGCGCTGGACGACGTCTCGCTCGACATCGCCCCGCAGGAATTCGTCTCGCTGCTTGGCCCCTCCGGCTCCGGCAAGACGACGCTTCTCGGGATTCTGGGCGGCTTCGTTCAGCCTTCCGCCGGCCAGATCCTGTTCGGCGGTCGCGACGTCACCTTCACCCCGCCGCACAAGCGCGACATCGGCATCGTCTTTCAAAACTACGCCCTCTTCCCGCATATGAGCGTCGGCGAGAACGTCGCCTTCCCGCTGCGGGCACGGCGCCTGCCGAAATCGAGCTATGCCGAGAGGGTGCGCGCCGCACTGGCGATGGTCGATCTCGCCGGGTACGAGGAGCGCGGCATCGGCCAGCTCTCCGGCGGCCAGCGCCAGCGCGTCGCGCTCGCCCGCGCCATGATTTTCGAGCCGCGGCTGATCTTGATGGACGAGCCGCTCTCGGCCCTCGACAAGCAGCTTCGCGAGACCATGCAGATCGAACTGCGCCAGCTCCACAAGCGGCTCGGCGCGACGATCATCTACGTCACCCACGACCAGCGCGAGGCGCTGACGATGAGCGACCGCGTCGCCATTTTGAAGGACGGCAAGCTCGTCCAGATCGACAAGCCCAAGCGCCTGCACGATCACCCCGCCAATGCCTTCGTGGCGAGCTTCATCGGCGAGGCGACGCTGCTGCCGGTCGATCGCGTCAGTCAGGACAGCGTCTCGCTCGCCGGCTCGGTCATCAGGACGGCCCGGCCCCTGCCCGCCACGGGCGAGTTGGTGCTGGCCGTACAGACCGAAAAGCTCCTGATCGAGGACGGCTCGGGCGCGCCCGAGCGCAACCGCTTCTCGGCCCGCGTCACCGACATCGTCTTCCAGGGCGAGAGCCTGCGCGTTTTCCTCGCGCTCGACGACGGCACGCCGCTCAGCCTGCGCCAACCCAGCCATTTCGAGGCCGCCCGTCGCGTCCCGCCGATCGGCGAGCGCGTCCAGATCAGCATCCACCCGCAGGACACCATCGTCGTGTCGAAGGCGGGCGGTTAG
- a CDS encoding ABC transporter substrate-binding protein → MPERRLTIRTACAAAGLSLALLSPLSAQAAEQIMFVSQGGAYQKAQTIAILDPSAKKLGITINQDSVPDAWPIMRSQVATGKPTWDVVDVATNFCLRGGEQGILEKLDFSKIPNAAAMPAEYRSDYSVAYEFYSSVMGYSLKKFPDAAAAPKTWADFWDVKKFPGRRSLRNHPLATLEAALMADGVPADKLYPLDVDRAFKKLEEIKPHITVWWTSGAQSAQLLNDGEVDMVMAWNGRISALTKEGAKVAYTYNQGILQSTSLCVLKGAPNLPTAIKFLNEAVDPVHQANLPLHIDYGPANPKAYDTGVIPAARVGELPSAPANAKVQALMSYAWWTSAAGEAAEKRWLSFAQK, encoded by the coding sequence ATGCCAGAACGACGCCTGACCATTCGGACCGCCTGCGCCGCCGCGGGCCTGTCCCTGGCTCTGCTGAGCCCGCTCTCCGCCCAGGCGGCCGAACAGATCATGTTCGTCTCGCAGGGCGGCGCCTACCAGAAGGCGCAGACCATCGCGATCCTCGATCCGAGCGCCAAGAAGCTCGGCATCACCATCAACCAGGACAGCGTGCCCGACGCCTGGCCGATCATGCGCTCGCAGGTCGCCACCGGAAAGCCGACCTGGGACGTCGTCGACGTCGCCACCAATTTCTGCTTGCGCGGCGGCGAGCAGGGCATTCTAGAGAAGCTCGACTTCAGCAAGATCCCCAACGCCGCCGCGATGCCGGCTGAGTATCGCAGCGACTATTCGGTCGCCTACGAGTTCTATTCCAGCGTCATGGGCTACAGCCTGAAGAAGTTCCCGGACGCGGCGGCAGCGCCCAAGACCTGGGCCGATTTCTGGGACGTGAAGAAATTTCCGGGCCGGCGTTCGCTGCGCAACCACCCGCTCGCGACGCTCGAAGCCGCGCTGATGGCTGACGGCGTGCCCGCCGACAAGCTCTACCCGCTCGACGTGGACCGCGCCTTCAAGAAGCTCGAGGAGATCAAGCCGCACATCACCGTGTGGTGGACATCCGGCGCCCAGTCGGCCCAGCTCCTCAACGATGGCGAGGTCGACATGGTGATGGCCTGGAACGGCCGCATCAGCGCGCTGACGAAGGAAGGCGCCAAGGTCGCCTACACCTACAACCAGGGCATCCTGCAGAGCACCTCGCTCTGCGTTCTCAAGGGCGCTCCGAACCTGCCGACCGCGATCAAGTTCCTCAACGAGGCGGTCGACCCGGTGCATCAGGCCAACCTGCCCCTGCATATCGACTACGGCCCGGCCAACCCCAAGGCCTATGACACCGGCGTCATTCCGGCCGCCCGCGTCGGCGAGCTGCCGAGCGCGCCGGCCAACGCCAAGGTCCAGGCCCTGATGTCCTATGCCTGGTGGACCTCGGCTGCCGGCGAGGCGGCCGAGAAGCGCTGGCTCTCCTTCGCGCAGAAGTGA
- a CDS encoding ABC transporter permease, with product MKQPLLPRLLFGAFVGLVLIYLILPLLIIVPMSFSATRFLTFPPPALSLRWYAEFFGNPNWMQATRMSALIGLLTVIVATPLGTAAAYAISNSQTKLMRSLHMMLMLPLIVPIIIIAIGIFFIYAKLGLIQTLTGLVLANVMLGLPYVITSVVAGLQSFDKTQEMVARSLGMNRFRAFLTVTLPQIKASVFAGGIFAFISAIDETIIALFISGGQYQTLTKRMFTALRDEIDPTIASISTLLTAASFILVLLATSGQKKAVT from the coding sequence ATGAAACAGCCGCTTCTCCCCCGCCTGCTCTTTGGCGCCTTCGTCGGCCTCGTGCTGATCTATCTGATCCTGCCGCTGCTGATCATCGTGCCGATGTCGTTCTCGGCGACGCGCTTCCTGACCTTCCCGCCGCCGGCGCTGTCTTTGCGGTGGTATGCCGAGTTCTTCGGCAATCCCAACTGGATGCAGGCGACGCGGATGAGCGCGCTGATCGGCCTCCTGACCGTCATCGTCGCGACCCCGCTGGGGACGGCTGCCGCCTATGCCATCAGCAACTCGCAGACGAAGCTGATGCGCTCGCTGCACATGATGCTGATGCTGCCGCTTATCGTGCCGATCATCATCATCGCGATCGGCATCTTCTTCATCTACGCCAAGCTTGGCCTGATCCAGACGCTGACCGGGCTCGTGCTGGCCAATGTCATGCTCGGCCTGCCCTATGTCATCACTTCGGTCGTCGCCGGGTTGCAGAGCTTCGACAAGACGCAGGAGATGGTGGCGCGCAGCCTCGGCATGAACCGCTTCCGCGCCTTCCTCACCGTGACGCTGCCGCAGATCAAGGCCAGTGTCTTCGCTGGCGGCATCTTCGCCTTCATCTCCGCGATCGACGAGACGATCATTGCGCTCTTTATCTCGGGCGGGCAGTACCAGACCCTGACCAAGCGCATGTTCACCGCGCTCCGCGACGAGATCGACCCGACCATCGCCTCGATCTCGACCCTGCTGACGGCGGCGTCCTTCATCCTCGTGCTGCTGGCGACCAGCGGGCAGAAGAAGGCGGTGACCTGA
- a CDS encoding LysR family transcriptional regulator: MSDLRRMVSSSNALFVFEAAARSGSFTRAAEELNVTQPAVSRMLSRFEGYLGLRLFERNGKGAVLTPEGEILYRRVADGFRSIEAGLREVEQLRGGKETVTISVSSAFTTHWLMPRMDRFQQRFPSVDLRFQMIAGSLRGVVENVDLGMRFVAVDEPVPAEALVIREVMLPVCSPGYRCEPGAAEQAASGNTVIQLTDSPTDWASQNTPFATGRSGPDKALSFSDYAVVVQAALLGQGVAFGWITVISHALKSGALVPAGGRLTVGERLCVLLTPRNRPARPIVRDIRDWMVAELLAEIAAIDRLYPALGLKAAVA, from the coding sequence ATGTCAGACCTGCGCCGCATGGTGTCTTCGAGCAACGCGCTCTTCGTCTTCGAAGCGGCGGCGCGCAGCGGCAGTTTTACACGCGCTGCCGAAGAGCTGAACGTCACGCAGCCGGCGGTGAGCCGCATGCTGTCGCGCTTCGAGGGGTACCTCGGATTGCGCCTGTTCGAGCGCAACGGAAAGGGGGCCGTGCTGACGCCTGAGGGTGAAATCCTCTATCGCAGGGTCGCGGATGGCTTCCGCAGCATCGAAGCAGGCCTGCGCGAGGTCGAGCAATTGCGCGGCGGCAAGGAGACGGTGACGATCTCGGTGTCATCGGCCTTCACCACGCATTGGCTGATGCCGCGCATGGACCGTTTCCAGCAGCGCTTTCCGAGCGTCGACCTCCGCTTCCAGATGATTGCGGGGTCGTTGCGCGGGGTGGTCGAGAATGTCGATCTCGGGATGCGCTTCGTCGCGGTCGACGAGCCTGTCCCGGCCGAGGCGCTGGTGATCCGCGAAGTCATGCTGCCGGTGTGCAGCCCGGGCTATCGTTGCGAGCCGGGGGCGGCCGAGCAGGCGGCGAGCGGCAACACCGTGATCCAGCTGACCGATTCCCCGACCGACTGGGCAAGCCAGAATACGCCCTTCGCCACCGGCCGGTCTGGACCGGACAAGGCCCTAAGCTTTTCGGACTACGCCGTCGTGGTGCAGGCGGCGTTGCTCGGGCAGGGCGTTGCCTTCGGCTGGATCACCGTGATCTCGCATGCGCTGAAGTCGGGTGCACTGGTCCCGGCGGGCGGCCGTCTCACGGTCGGCGAGCGCCTCTGCGTCCTGCTGACCCCGCGCAACCGGCCGGCGCGGCCGATCGTGCGCGACATCCGCGACTGGATGGTCGCTGAACTGCTGGCGGAAATCGCCGCGATCGACAGGCTCTATCCGGCGCTCGGGCTGAAGGCTGCTGTGGCGTGA
- a CDS encoding HAD-IA family hydrolase, which yields MALRDFKVLTFDVVGTLIDFETGVLNAVRRIGGPAAAKLTDDEIFAPYLRGRELNYDRSSEAMKRVYLHLAPELGLPADEASADSFQYAILQHPAFPDSVAALARLRKHFRLVAMTNADRSTFTFYAHTLGNPFHDSVTADEAIHPKPDPLFFAFNRGRQSAHGYKQEEILHVAQSQYHDIGVAKSLGYTTCWIERRQGQKGFGGTPAVPQITKPDYHFPTLKALADAVEAGV from the coding sequence ATGGCCCTCCGCGATTTCAAGGTTCTCACATTCGACGTCGTCGGCACGCTGATCGATTTCGAGACCGGCGTCCTGAACGCGGTCCGCCGCATCGGCGGCCCCGCCGCCGCCAAGTTGACCGATGACGAGATCTTCGCGCCTTATCTGAGGGGCCGCGAGCTCAACTACGACCGCTCCAGCGAAGCGATGAAGCGGGTCTACCTCCACCTCGCCCCGGAACTGGGTCTGCCCGCCGACGAGGCCTCCGCCGACTCCTTCCAGTACGCCATCCTGCAGCATCCGGCCTTCCCGGATTCGGTCGCGGCGCTGGCCCGGTTGCGCAAGCATTTCCGGCTGGTCGCGATGACCAATGCCGACCGTTCGACCTTCACCTTCTACGCGCACACGCTCGGCAACCCGTTCCACGATAGTGTCACCGCCGACGAGGCGATCCATCCCAAGCCCGACCCGCTGTTCTTCGCCTTCAACCGCGGCCGGCAATCGGCCCATGGCTACAAGCAGGAAGAGATCCTGCATGTCGCCCAGAGCCAGTATCACGACATCGGCGTCGCCAAGTCGCTTGGCTACACCACCTGCTGGATCGAGCGGCGCCAGGGCCAGAAGGGCTTCGGCGGCACGCCGGCGGTGCCGCAGATCACCAAGCCGGACTACCATTTCCCGACCCTGAAGGCGCTCGCCGACGCGGTCGAGGCCGGGGTTTGA
- a CDS encoding FAD-binding oxidoreductase: protein MSSAPAWQSLEAAPSLWGATAAPLRELSPLQGDTQADVVIIGAGYTGLSAAHHLAQSGLSSIVLEANRPGWGASGRNGGVITAKFRISFPAIAAAHGKPMAKRMYDIALEATDIVSELVATYGIDAANLTRSGQVKAAHNHETLAYAVKEAEWLRSELGDTTMSVLGEHAVRDETGSAGFVGGVLNAGSGGIHPLNYLHGLAEGVAGRGIPIHAGTPALRLRRDGDGVLVETPGGTVRAKQAIIATNSYSDLTPATKAYQSTLIPFRSAIIATEKLSPNLAASVMPTRRTYTETKRMMRWFRMVDDRIVFGGRGAFGKTDSPAAFRALHKAMVGIFPQVADVPLAYRWSGLVAMTLDSVPHVGRIDDRVMLAMGYNGAGVAMSSLMGRYLDAFARGERPDVGLLDASRMRRVPFYPLREPAVRMVAGWYQFLDAIGR from the coding sequence TTGAGCAGCGCCCCTGCCTGGCAGTCTCTGGAGGCAGCGCCCTCGCTCTGGGGCGCGACGGCTGCGCCGCTGCGCGAGCTTTCGCCGCTGCAAGGCGACACGCAGGCCGATGTCGTCATCATCGGCGCCGGCTATACCGGCCTGTCCGCCGCGCACCATCTCGCGCAGAGCGGCCTGTCGTCGATCGTGCTGGAGGCCAACCGCCCCGGCTGGGGCGCGAGCGGCCGCAATGGCGGCGTCATCACCGCGAAATTCCGCATCTCCTTCCCCGCCATTGCCGCCGCCCACGGCAAGCCGATGGCGAAAAGAATGTACGATATCGCCCTGGAGGCGACCGATATCGTCTCGGAACTGGTCGCGACCTATGGCATCGACGCGGCCAATCTGACCCGCTCCGGCCAGGTCAAGGCAGCCCACAACCACGAGACGCTGGCCTATGCCGTCAAGGAAGCCGAATGGCTTCGCAGCGAGTTGGGCGACACCACCATGTCCGTGCTGGGCGAGCATGCCGTTCGCGACGAAACCGGCTCGGCCGGCTTCGTCGGCGGCGTTCTCAATGCCGGCTCTGGCGGCATCCACCCGCTGAACTACCTGCATGGCCTCGCCGAAGGCGTCGCCGGTCGCGGCATTCCGATCCATGCCGGGACACCCGCGCTTCGCCTGCGCCGGGACGGCGATGGCGTGCTGGTCGAGACGCCGGGCGGCACCGTCCGGGCGAAACAGGCGATCATCGCCACCAACAGCTATTCTGACCTGACGCCAGCGACAAAAGCCTATCAGAGCACGCTCATTCCGTTCCGCAGCGCCATCATCGCGACGGAAAAGCTCTCGCCCAATCTTGCTGCCAGCGTGATGCCGACGCGGCGGACCTACACGGAGACCAAGCGCATGATGCGCTGGTTCCGCATGGTCGACGACCGCATCGTCTTCGGCGGACGCGGGGCTTTCGGCAAGACGGATTCGCCGGCCGCGTTCCGCGCACTGCACAAGGCGATGGTCGGCATCTTCCCGCAGGTCGCCGATGTGCCCCTCGCCTATCGCTGGTCCGGCCTCGTGGCGATGACGCTCGACTCCGTGCCCCATGTCGGGCGCATCGACGACCGGGTCATGCTGGCCATGGGCTACAATGGCGCGGGCGTCGCGATGTCGAGCCTGATGGGGCGCTACCTCGACGCCTTCGCCCGGGGCGAGCGCCCCGATGTCGGCCTGCTCGATGCCAGCCGCATGCGGCGCGTTCCATTTTACCCGCTTCGAGAGCCGGCCGTCCGCATGGTCGCCGGCTGGTACCAGTTTCTAGACGCGATCGGACGGTAG
- a CDS encoding ABC transporter permease — MTAIDPSLRYRRREQGLMLLLASPAVIVIVALVVIPVGWLMTQSVYENGFTLEHYRRIFSEDIYWRSFGLTFRIALMVTVLTLVLGYPVAYAAAHVKRPWDVLILSFVILPFWTSVLVRAYAWLVLLQRTGVTNQMLERFGLISEPLALVHNELGTVIATVHILLPFMVLPLYSTMQKIPRELMLAGASLGGGPLHTFLRVFLPLSLPGVVAGLTLVFVLTLGFYITPELLGGGRTIMISMVVSRNVELYNQWGAASAVGVVLLVAVLAIFLAVGRIIPLDKMLGQK, encoded by the coding sequence ATGACCGCCATCGACCCATCCCTCCGCTACCGGCGCCGCGAACAGGGGCTGATGCTCCTGCTCGCTTCGCCCGCGGTGATCGTCATCGTCGCCCTTGTGGTGATCCCGGTCGGCTGGCTGATGACGCAGTCGGTCTATGAAAACGGCTTCACGCTGGAGCACTACCGCCGCATCTTCAGCGAGGACATCTACTGGCGCAGCTTCGGGCTGACCTTCCGCATCGCCTTGATGGTCACGGTGCTGACGCTCGTCCTAGGCTACCCCGTCGCCTATGCCGCCGCCCATGTGAAGCGGCCCTGGGACGTGCTGATCCTGAGCTTCGTCATCCTGCCGTTCTGGACCAGCGTGCTGGTGCGAGCCTATGCTTGGCTCGTGCTGCTGCAGCGCACCGGCGTCACCAACCAGATGCTCGAGCGCTTCGGGCTGATCAGCGAGCCGCTGGCCCTCGTCCATAACGAGCTCGGCACGGTCATCGCGACCGTCCACATCCTTTTGCCCTTCATGGTGCTGCCGCTCTATTCGACGATGCAGAAGATCCCGCGCGAGCTGATGCTGGCCGGCGCGAGCCTCGGCGGCGGTCCGCTTCACACCTTCCTGCGCGTGTTCCTGCCGCTGTCGCTGCCCGGTGTCGTCGCCGGCCTGACGCTGGTCTTCGTGCTGACGCTCGGCTTCTACATCACGCCGGAACTGCTCGGCGGCGGCCGCACCATCATGATCTCGATGGTCGTGAGCCGGAACGTCGAGCTTTACAACCAATGGGGTGCGGCGAGTGCCGTCGGCGTCGTGCTGCTGGTCGCGGTGCTCGCGATCTTCCTGGCTGTCGGCCGGATCATCCCGCTCGACAAGATGCTGGGCCAGAAATGA
- a CDS encoding haloacid dehalogenase type II, with translation MTTWRPKFITFDCYGTLIDFQMGPAARRVYGDRLARPVLEGFLESFRGYRLDEVLGAWKPFDEVIDNAVERSCKAWNIPFDPADAAAIYAEIPSWIPHPDVPGGLATIGGKIPLVVLSNSMTDLIPHSVAKLGAPFHAAYTAQEAQAYKPLQRAFEYMFDSLGCAPADVMHCSSSLRYDLMTAYDMKIGRRVFVNRGHEPGIDFYGYTEISSIAQLPGLVGL, from the coding sequence ATGACCACCTGGCGGCCGAAATTCATCACCTTCGACTGCTACGGCACGCTGATTGACTTCCAGATGGGGCCCGCCGCGCGCCGGGTTTATGGCGACAGGCTCGCGCGCCCCGTGCTCGAGGGCTTTCTCGAAAGCTTCCGTGGCTATCGCCTCGACGAGGTTCTCGGCGCTTGGAAGCCCTTCGATGAGGTGATCGACAACGCCGTCGAGCGGAGCTGCAAGGCCTGGAACATCCCCTTCGACCCGGCTGATGCCGCAGCAATCTATGCTGAGATTCCGAGCTGGATCCCGCATCCCGATGTGCCCGGCGGCCTGGCGACGATCGGCGGCAAGATTCCGCTGGTCGTGCTCTCGAACTCGATGACCGACCTGATCCCGCATTCGGTGGCCAAGCTCGGCGCGCCCTTCCATGCCGCCTATACGGCGCAGGAGGCGCAGGCCTACAAGCCGCTGCAGCGCGCTTTCGAGTATATGTTCGACAGCCTCGGCTGTGCGCCGGCTGACGTCATGCACTGCTCATCGAGCCTGCGCTACGACCTGATGACCGCCTATGACATGAAGATCGGCCGACGCGTCTTCGTGAATCGCGGCCATGAGCCCGGCATCGACTTCTACGGCTACACGGAGATCTCCAGCATCGCGCAGTTGCCGGGTCTGGTCGGACTGTGA
- a CDS encoding aldehyde dehydrogenase family protein — protein MTTADFAPDSIAFATGHYIGGETVPAGDRIPVARPSDLVDYAELPVATADTVDRAVTNATQAVARSGWASRPPRERARAMRRWAELIEERAVELGRLEALGSTRPIVQAITGDVASVAEGIRFFSEWADKLGGDVAATRSDHLGLIVSEPYGVVGAITPWNFPLSMASWKVGPALAAGNAIVLKPSELTPFSTVRLAELAVEAGIPAGIFNVVQGTGAVTGDALSRHPGIAKFSFTGSTRTGVAVMKAAAESGIKPVTLELGGKSPQLVFADADLEKAAGCIAGSLLANAGQACVAGSRLIVQRAVMAELIDRLKAKLGGVKPGPTWKADTGYAPIISELQARRIDRILAESSRQGAECLMGGGRIEGYGGAFYQPTLLANVTAATAAVREEVFGPVLTIQAFDDEAEGLALADHPEYGLAAGVYTADLGRGLRAMRALKAGTVWINRYNRTLDFILPTGGYKSSGIGKDLGRQAVEANLRHKTVLIDIGV, from the coding sequence GTGACGACCGCCGACTTCGCGCCGGACTCGATCGCCTTCGCCACCGGCCATTACATCGGCGGCGAGACGGTGCCGGCCGGGGACCGCATTCCGGTCGCCCGCCCCTCCGATCTCGTCGACTATGCCGAGCTGCCGGTCGCGACGGCCGATACCGTCGATCGCGCCGTGACGAATGCGACGCAGGCCGTCGCGCGCAGCGGATGGGCCAGCCGCCCGCCGCGCGAACGCGCCCGCGCCATGCGCCGCTGGGCCGAGCTGATCGAGGAGCGCGCTGTCGAACTCGGCCGGCTCGAGGCGCTGGGCTCGACCCGGCCGATCGTCCAGGCCATTACCGGCGATGTCGCCAGCGTCGCGGAGGGCATCCGCTTCTTCTCGGAATGGGCTGACAAGCTCGGCGGCGACGTCGCCGCCACCCGCAGCGACCATCTCGGCCTGATCGTGTCCGAGCCCTATGGCGTCGTCGGCGCGATCACGCCCTGGAATTTCCCGCTCAGCATGGCCTCCTGGAAGGTCGGCCCGGCGCTCGCCGCCGGCAACGCCATCGTGCTCAAGCCCTCGGAACTGACGCCCTTCTCGACCGTGCGACTGGCGGAACTCGCGGTCGAGGCCGGCATTCCCGCCGGCATCTTCAACGTCGTGCAAGGTACCGGCGCGGTAACGGGCGACGCGCTCTCGCGCCATCCCGGCATCGCCAAGTTCTCCTTCACCGGCTCGACCCGGACCGGCGTCGCGGTGATGAAGGCAGCAGCCGAAAGCGGCATCAAGCCGGTGACGCTCGAACTCGGCGGCAAGAGCCCGCAGCTTGTCTTCGCCGATGCCGATCTGGAGAAGGCCGCCGGCTGCATCGCCGGTTCGCTGCTGGCCAATGCCGGCCAGGCCTGCGTTGCCGGCTCACGCCTGATCGTGCAGCGCGCAGTCATGGCCGAGCTCATCGATCGGCTGAAGGCGAAGCTCGGTGGCGTGAAGCCCGGCCCGACCTGGAAAGCTGACACCGGCTACGCGCCGATCATCTCGGAACTGCAGGCACGGCGCATCGACCGCATCCTCGCCGAGAGCAGCCGGCAGGGCGCCGAATGCCTCATGGGCGGCGGGCGCATCGAGGGGTATGGTGGCGCCTTCTACCAGCCGACGCTGCTCGCCAACGTCACGGCCGCGACGGCTGCCGTGCGCGAGGAGGTCTTCGGCCCCGTACTGACGATCCAGGCCTTCGACGACGAGGCGGAGGGCCTCGCGCTGGCCGATCATCCCGAATACGGGCTCGCGGCCGGCGTCTACACCGCCGATCTCGGCCGCGGCCTGCGGGCGATGCGCGCCTTGAAGGCCGGCACGGTCTGGATCAACCGCTACAACCGCACGCTCGACTTCATCCTGCCGACCGGCGGCTACAAGAGTTCTGGCATCGGCAAGGATCTCGGCCGCCAGGCGGTGGAAGCCAATCTCCGGCACAAGACCGTGCTGATCGATATCGGCGTTTGA